ATCTGCTGCGGCTCGACGTCGGATAGGGATACCCGAAAGGGCACATTCGAATGGGCACACCGAAAGGGCGGAAGATCTCCTGTCTGCCGCCCCCGGGGAAATGAAATAGATGTCTCACGATCCGGACCGGGGATAGAAACTCCGGTCCGGTGAGTGAGACTGGGTCAACCGGAAACTGTCGTAGACGGTATGAGGAAACGAGGTCGGATGATGCGTACGCGTCCGCTGAAGGTGGCGCTGCTGGGCTGTGGAGTGGTCGGCTCAGAGGTGGCGCGCATCATGACGACGCACGCCGACGACCTCGCCGCGAGGATCGGCGCCCCTGTGGAGCTCGCGGGCGTCGCCGTCCGACGGCCCTCCAAGGTCCGGGACGGCATCGACCCCGCCCTCGTCACCACCGACGCCACCGCCCTCGTCAAACGCGGCGACATCGACGTCGTCGTCGAGGTCATCGGCGGCATCGAGCCCGCTCGTACGCTCATCACCACCGCCTTCGAGTACGGCGCCTCCGTCGTCTCCGCGAACAAGGCGCTCCTCGCGCAGGACGGCGCCGCGCTGCACGCCGCCGCCGAGGAGCACGGCGAGGACCTGTACTACGAGGCCGCCGTCGCCGGTGCCATCCCGCTGATCCGGCCGCTGCGCGAGTCCCTCGCCGGCGACAAGGTGAACCGGGTGCTCGGCATCGTCAACGGCACCACCAACTTCATCCTCGACAAGATGGACTCCACCGGCGCCGGGTATCAGGAGGCCCTCGACGAGGCCACCGCCCTGGGGTACGCCGAGGCCGACCCCACCGCCGACGTCGAGGCCTTCGACGCCGCCGCCAAGGCCGCCATCCTCGCCGGGATCGCCTTCCACACGCGCGTGCGCCTCGACGACGTCTACCGCGAGGGCATGACCGAGGTGACGGCGTCCGACTTCGCCTCCGCCCGGGCGATGGGCTGCACCATCAAACTGCTCGCCATCTGTGAGCGGGCCGCCGACGGCGGGTCGGTCACCGCCCGCGTGCACCCCGCGATGATTCCGCTGACCCACCCGCTCGCCTCCGTGCGCGGCGCCTACAACGCCGTGTTCGTGGAGTCGGACGCGGCCGGGCAGCTCATGTTCTACGGCCCCGGCGCCGGCGGTGCTCCCACCGCCTCCGCCGTGCTCGGCGACCTCGTCGCCGTCTGCCGCAACCGGCTCAGCGGGGCAACGGGGCCCGGCGAGTCGGCGTACGCCGCCCTGCCGGTGTCGCCCATGGGCGATGTCGTCACCCGCTACCACATCAGCCTCGACGTGGCCGACAAACCTGGCGTACTCGCCCAGGTGGCGACCGTCTTCGCTGAGCACGGGGTGTCGATCGATACCGTTCGGCAGCAGGGCAACAACGGCGAGGCCTCTCTCGTCGTCGTCACCCACCGCGCGTCCGACGCCTCCCTGACCGGGACCGTCGAGGCGCTGCGCAAGCTCGACACCGTGCGGGGTGTCGCAAGCATCATGCGGGTTGAAGGAGAGTAACCAGCAATGACCCACCAGTGGCGCGGAATCATCGAGGAGTACCGGGACCGGCTTCCGGTGTCCGACAGCACGCCGGTCGTGTCGCTCCGTGAGGGCGGCACGCCCCTCGTGCCCGCGCAGGTGCTCTCCGAGCGCACGGGCTGCGAGGTCCACCTCAAGGTGGAGGGCGCCAACCCGACCGGGTCCTTCAAGGACCGCGGGATGACCATGGCCATCACGCGGGCCAAGGAGGAGGGCGCGCAGGCAGTCATCTGTGCCTCCACGGGCAACACCTCTGCCTCCGCCGCCGCGTACGCCGTGCGCGCCGGGATGGTCTGCGCCGTCCTCGTCCCGCAGGGCAAGATCGCGATCGGCAAGATGGGCCAGGCCCTCGTGCACGGCGCGAAGATCCTCCAGGTCGACGGCAACTTCGACGACTGCCTCACGCTCGCCCGTGCGCTGAGCGACAACTACCCGGTGGCGCTGGTCAATTCGGTCAACCCGGTGCGCATCGAGGGCCAGAAGACGGCCGCGTTCGAGATCGTGGACATGCTGGGCGACGCCCCCGACATCCACGTCCTGCCGGTCGGCAACGCGGGCAACATCACCGCGTACTGGAAGGGGTACAAGGAGTACGCCGCCGACGGCATCGCCGCGCA
The Streptomyces sp. NBC_01485 genome window above contains:
- a CDS encoding homoserine dehydrogenase, which gives rise to MRTRPLKVALLGCGVVGSEVARIMTTHADDLAARIGAPVELAGVAVRRPSKVRDGIDPALVTTDATALVKRGDIDVVVEVIGGIEPARTLITTAFEYGASVVSANKALLAQDGAALHAAAEEHGEDLYYEAAVAGAIPLIRPLRESLAGDKVNRVLGIVNGTTNFILDKMDSTGAGYQEALDEATALGYAEADPTADVEAFDAAAKAAILAGIAFHTRVRLDDVYREGMTEVTASDFASARAMGCTIKLLAICERAADGGSVTARVHPAMIPLTHPLASVRGAYNAVFVESDAAGQLMFYGPGAGGAPTASAVLGDLVAVCRNRLSGATGPGESAYAALPVSPMGDVVTRYHISLDVADKPGVLAQVATVFAEHGVSIDTVRQQGNNGEASLVVVTHRASDASLTGTVEALRKLDTVRGVASIMRVEGE
- the thrC gene encoding threonine synthase → MTHQWRGIIEEYRDRLPVSDSTPVVSLREGGTPLVPAQVLSERTGCEVHLKVEGANPTGSFKDRGMTMAITRAKEEGAQAVICASTGNTSASAAAYAVRAGMVCAVLVPQGKIAIGKMGQALVHGAKILQVDGNFDDCLTLARALSDNYPVALVNSVNPVRIEGQKTAAFEIVDMLGDAPDIHVLPVGNAGNITAYWKGYKEYAADGIAAQKPRMWGFQASGSAPIVRGEVVKDPSTIATAIRIGNPASWKFALAAREESGGFIDEVTDREILRAYRLLAAQEGVFVEPASAASVAGLLKAAEQGKVDPGQRIVCTVTGNGLKDPDWAVAGAPQPVTVPVDAATAAARLGLA